Proteins from a single region of Pungitius pungitius chromosome 4, fPunPun2.1, whole genome shotgun sequence:
- the LOC119197389 gene encoding E3 ubiquitin-protein ligase RNF128-like, which yields MGIKAQRSLLLLLCLSGLVRCSAAFLFWTALVELIYANDSNGIVHKYCECGVYGSNSLLGKAEGVVALPRGDPLGCGSGPVYNRNSSQPPWIALVKRGNCSFSEKFNAARRQGADAVVVYNMDGSGNSTTRMRHEDVGDIVAIMIGNSQGMEIVRLVSNGTEVTMVIELGNPHGRWMDTYWLYILSILFFIVTAASIAYFVFISANRLYGLNAHRRAERRLKSEAKRAIGRLQVRKLMASDEETASDSHVCAVCIESYRAGEAVTVLTCGHIFHKACIEPWLLERRTCPMCKCDILKALGVEEETKGSLSAESPPEVTVITVTGGEPMYEVPLADRPGSDPDSHQRHYDNGAFEEDSSAGIR from the coding sequence ATGGGTATTAAGGCGCAGCGCtccctgctgcttctgctgtgtTTGTCGGGGCTCGTTCGCTGCTCGGCCGCCTTCCTGTTTTGGACGGCCTTGGTGGAGCTGATCTACGCCAACGACAGCAACGGCATCGTGCACAAGTACTGCGAGTGCGGCGTGTACGGTAGCAACTCCCTCCTGGGGAAAGCCGAGGGCGTCGTCGCCCTCCCCAGGGGAGACCCCTTGGGCTGCGGCTCGGGTCCCGTCTACAACCGCAACTCCAGCCAGCCGCCTTGGATAGCCCTGGTTAAGAGGGGCAACTGCTCCTTCAGCGAGAAGTTCAACGCCGCCAGGCGCCAGGGAGCGGACGCGGTGGTCGTGTACAACATGGACGGCAGCGGCAACAGCACCACTCGCATGAGGCACGAGGACGTCGGCGACATCGTGGCCATCATGATCGGCAACTCGCAGGGCATGGAGATTGTGCGTTTGGTGAGCAACGGGACAGAGGTGACGATGGTGATTGAGTTAGGCAACCCCCACGGACGCTGGATGGACACGTACTGGCTGTACATTCTCTCCATCCTGTTCTTCATTGTGACGGCCGCCTCCATCGCCTACTTTGTGTTCATCTCCGCCAACCGCCTCTACGGCCTGAACGCGCACAGGCGCGCCGAGAGGAGGCTGAAGTCGGAGGCCAAGAGGGCGATCGGCCGCCTGCAGGTGCGCAAACTCATGGCGTCGGACGAGGAAACGGCCTCCGACTCTCACGTGTGCGCCGTGTGCATCGAGTCCTACAGGGCGGGGGAGGCGGTGACGGTGCTGACGTGCGGCCACATCTTCCACAAAGCCTGCATCGAGCCCTGGCTGCTGGAAAGGAGGACCTGCCCCATGTGTAAGTGCGACATCCTGAAGGCCCTCGGGGTTGAGGAGGAGACGAAAGGGAGCCTTTCGGCCGAGTCACCACCGGAGGTCACTGTGATCACGGTGACAGGAGGAGAACCCATGTACGAAGTCCCACTGGCAGACCGGCCAGGCTCCGACCCGGACAGCCATCAGCGTCACTATGACAACGGGGCCTTCGAGGAGGACTCGTCGGCCGGGATACGTTGA
- the slc24a5 gene encoding sodium/potassium/calcium exchanger 5 translates to MTMNKNRPAALQKKRKDFIPYFLGFVIFLYCTVHLVSLTAEAAKETPSLRVRRALENETECISSQSSEFPDGFFTVQERKDGGLVIYFMVIFYMLLAVAIICDDYFLPSLEVISDRLGLSQDVAGATFMAAGSSAPELVTAFLGVFVTKGDIGVSTIVGSAVYNLLGICAACGLLAPLAGRLTCWPLFRDCLAYGISVSAVIAIISDNKVYWYDAASLLLIYGVYIVVLCFDLRVSEFVLRRLSPCCTCLGGGSGEKAETQPLVGWSDDTNLRVHSRSRTDSGIFQDDSGYSHLSLSLHGLNEIPEAEHKSVFAVPESDLKRILWVLSLPIIALLFLTVPDCRRRFWKGWFMVTFFMSAVWISAFTYVMVWMVTVVGETLGIPDTVMGLTLLAAGTSIPDTVASVMVAREGKADMAMSNIVGSNVFDMLCLGLPWFIKTAFVDTNNPVEVNSTGLVFISATLLLSIVFLFVSVHINGWRLDWKLGLVSLFCYIAFATLSILYELGIIGNNPIKLCGD, encoded by the exons ATGACCATGAATAAGAACAGGCCTGCAGCCCtacagaaaaagaggaaagatttTATACCTTACTTTTTAGGATTTGTTATATTCTTGTATTGCACCGTCCATCTTGTATCACTCACAGCAGAAGCAGCAAAGGAAACCCCTTCACTCAGGGTGCGTCGGGCTCTTG AGAATGAGACTGAATGCATCTCATCCCAGTCCTCCGAATTCCCCGACGGCTTCTTCACGGTGCAGGAGAGGAAGGACGGAGGCCTCGTCATTTATTTCATGGTCATCTTCTACATGCTCCTGGCGGTCGCAATAATCTGCGACGATTACTTTCTGCCTTCCTTGGAAGTGATCAGCGACC GCCTGGGACTGTCTCAGGATGTAGCAGGAGCCACATTTATGGCCGCTGGGAGTTCTGCACCCGAACTGGTCACAGCCTTTCTGG GTGTGTTCGTGACAAAGGGAGACATCGGGGTGAGCACCATCGTGGGGTCAGCGGTCTACAACCTGCTGGGAATCTGCGCAGCATGTGGACTCTTGGCCCCGTTG GCCGGGCGCCTCACCTGTTGGCCCCTGTTCAGGGACTGCTTGGCGTACGGCATCAGTGTTTCTGCCGTCATTGCCATCATTTCCGATAACAAAGTCTACTG GTACGACGCCGCGTCCCTGCTGCTGATCTACGGCGTCTACATCGTGGTGCTGTGCTTCGACCTCCGCGTCAGCGAGTTCGTCCTCCGGAGGCTGAGCCCCTGCTGCACCTGTCTGGGCGGAGGCTCGGGCGAGAAGGCCGAGACGCAGCCGCTGGTGGGCTGGAGCGACGACACCAACCTGCGGGTGCACAGTCGCTCCAGGACCGACAGTGGGATCTTCCAGGACGACTCGGGCTACTCCCACCTGTCCCTCAGCCTGCACGGCCTCAATGAGATTCCTGAag ccgaGCACAAAAGTGTGTTCGCCGTGCCGGAGAGCGACCTGAAACGGATCCTCTGGGTTCTGTCCCTGCCCATCATCGCTCTGCTGTTCCTGACCGTCCCGGACTGCAGGAGAAGGTTCTGGAAAGGATGGTTCATGGTGACCTTCTTCATGTCGGCCGTGTGGATCTCGGCTTTCACTTACGTCATGGTGTGGATGGTGACGGTCGTCG gCGAGACCCTCGGCATCCCCGATACAGTGATGGGACTCACTCTCCTTGCTGCTGGAACCAGTATACCAGACACCGTCGCCAGTGTGATGGTGGCCAGAGAAG GGAAAGCAGACATGGCCATGTCAAACATCGTGGGCTCCAATGTTTTCGACATGCTGTGCCTGGGCCTGCCTTGGTTCATCAAGACCGCCTTCGTGGACACCAACAACCCGGTAGAGGTCAACAGCACGGGGCTGGTCTTCATCTCCGccacgctgctcctctccatCGTCTTCCTCTTTGTGTCCGTTCACATCAACGGGTGGAGGTTGGACTGGAAGTTGGGACTCGTTTCGCTCTTCTGCTACATCGCCTTCGCCACTCTGTCCATCCTCTACGAGCTCGGGATCATTGGGAATAATCCCATCAAACTGTGCGGCGACTGA